Proteins from a single region of Mytilus trossulus isolate FHL-02 chromosome 2, PNRI_Mtr1.1.1.hap1, whole genome shotgun sequence:
- the LOC134708174 gene encoding dnaJ homolog subfamily C member 9-like, producing the protein MPGLLESCKKLFKTKDLYKVLSLPKNASPSEVKRGYHKLSLKVHPDRVHGDGKKTATEKFQVLGKIYCILSDKDKRAVYDETGEVDDEDDVLTQDKDWYDYWRILFHQVTPQDIKEFEEKYKGSDEELADLKDLYCEYEGDMGMIMDGVMCCTAEDEPRFIQIIKDLIKKKEITEYKGFTKSITKSKIAERKRKADEEADEAEEEAKKLGLGEEDEALKSLIHSNQQSRAKQMDSFFADLEAKYAEPEKKTKSKGKSKRK; encoded by the exons ATGCCAGGACTATTAGAGTCTTGCAAGAAACTGTTCAAAACTAAAGATCTGTACAAAGTTCTTTCACTCCCCAAAAATGCATCTCCTAGTGAAG TAAAAAGAGGCTACCACAAGCTGTCTCTGAAAGTACATCCTGACAGAGTCCATGGAGATGGAAAGAAGACGGCCACAGAGAAATTCCAGGTCCTTGGAAAGATATACTGTATTCTGTCAGATAAAGACAAAAGAGCAGTATATGatgaaacag gTGAAGTTGATGATGAAGATGATGTTTTGACACAAGACAAGGATTGGTATGATTACTGGAGAATTCTATTTCATCAAGTCACACCTCAGGATATTAaagaatttgaagaaaaatataaag GCTCTGATGAAGAGTTAGCTGACTTAAAAGATTTGTACTGTGAATATGAAGGTGATATGGGCATGATTATGGATGGAGTGATGTGTTGTACTGCCGAGGATGAACCAAGGTTTATACAAATCATCAAagatttaataaagaaaaaggaaaTTACAGAGTATAAAGGCTTTACAAAAAGCATAACTAAGTCAAAAATAGCTGAGAGAAAACGAAAG GCTGATGAGGAGGCAGATGAAGCTGAGGAAGAGGCTAAGAAGTTAGGACTTGGGGAGGAAGACGAGGCATTAAAATCTCTAATTCATTCAAATCAGCAGTCACGGGCAAAACAAATGGACAGTTTCTTTGCTGATCTAGAGGCAAAATATGCAGAgccagaaaaaaagacaaaaagtaaaGGAAAATCTAAGAGAAAATGA